Proteins from one Syntrophorhabdaceae bacterium genomic window:
- a CDS encoding peptide chain release factor-like protein → MKTLKSGITPEKEKALYERMAALGINESDIFEQFVRSSGHGGQKVNKTSTCVYLKHLPTGIEVKCQEERSQALNRFLARRILVKKIENMVLGKLSEERQRVEKLKRQKRKRSKRAKEKMLRLKHIHSEKKKNRVLGVDSCDYQD, encoded by the coding sequence ATGAAGACGCTTAAATCAGGCATCACTCCCGAGAAAGAAAAAGCTTTGTACGAAAGAATGGCCGCCCTCGGAATAAACGAATCGGACATCTTCGAACAATTTGTCCGCTCAAGCGGTCACGGCGGCCAGAAGGTCAACAAGACCTCCACGTGCGTTTACCTTAAGCACCTGCCCACCGGTATCGAAGTCAAATGCCAGGAAGAACGGTCTCAGGCGTTAAATCGTTTTCTCGCCCGAAGAATTCTCGTAAAAAAGATCGAAAACATGGTCCTCGGCAAGCTCTCTGAGGAACGCCAGCGAGTCGAAAAACTCAAGAGGCAAAAGAGAAAAAGGTCTAAGAGAGCCAAGGAAAAGATGCTCAGGCTTAAACATATCCACTCCGAGAAGAAAAAGAACCGTGTTCTTGGCGTCGATTCATGCGATTATCAGGATTAA
- a CDS encoding Hsp20/alpha crystallin family protein → MPLTPWKTLWETNFPTLRAEMDKVFEDFFGRTGFPSLKEGAFVPPVDVRETKKDVIVMLDIPAMDPNDLSVTITEDRLTVKGERKAETEVREEDFFRKERVQGTFQRTVQLPTEVIGDKAKATYKNGVLEITVPKSQKTMPKEVKIEVK, encoded by the coding sequence ATGCCGCTTACCCCATGGAAAACCCTGTGGGAGACAAATTTTCCCACGCTCAGGGCAGAAATGGACAAGGTTTTTGAGGACTTTTTTGGAAGGACCGGGTTCCCATCGCTCAAAGAGGGCGCTTTCGTACCGCCTGTTGATGTCCGCGAAACAAAAAAGGACGTCATCGTGATGCTCGACATCCCGGCCATGGATCCGAATGACCTTTCCGTTACCATTACGGAAGACAGATTGACCGTCAAGGGCGAGCGCAAGGCAGAAACGGAAGTCAGGGAAGAGGATTTTTTCAGAAAAGAGCGTGTGCAAGGCACCTTCCAGAGGACAGTACAGCTCCCGACGGAAGTTATAGGGGACAAAGCAAAGGCCACGTATAAGAACGGGGTCCTGGAAATAACCGTACCTAAGTCGCAGAAGACCATGCCCAAAGAGGTGAAGATAGAAGTCAAGTGA